The Desulfatiglans anilini DSM 4660 DNA window GTGAAGATGTACCAACTCATGAAGGATCAGATAATCAATCCGCTCCGGTGGCAGAAGGATCAGCCGCCAATGAAACAGAATCTTCCCTTTCTCCGTGCAAGATCCCCAGCGGAAACCAAGATCACGAATTTCGATGGATTCCGGCTGTATGCCTACCCGATCTTGCAGCATATGGACGCGCTTGGGAATCCACTCGGCAGCACGTTTCCCATACCAATGAATAAACACTTCCCGCCCCCTGGAAGCTACAGCACGGGGCATCAGAAAACGGTTCCCTTGGAAACGAAGCGGCTCCCCATTCCTGAAGGGCTGCGGTTCATCGAGGAGCTTCAGCCGGTATTTCCGCCCGCGATAATAGAAGCCTTCGCCGGAGACATACTCCTTTGCCGGCATCTGGTACAGTTCTTCCTCTTTTCGACCGAGCTGCCGGTAGATCCAGAGAAGTCTCTCCCGGACCATGGCCTCCAGTTTTTCCTGGTCCGCCCTATCCGGGGCATAGAGAAGAACACGCCCATCCCGTTCCACGCTCAGTTCAACGGTTTTGCGGCGGCCACTGCGTCTCACCTCGACAGCGATGTCCTTAATCGCGATTCTTTCCATTGCCCCACACCAACAGCCGATGAAGGTTTCTGGCCTGGTCAACCACTCGGGTGGCCAGTTCCGCTATTTTGTCCCTGGCAATCTTCCCGCTTCGCAAGAGGGACCTGTACACCGATTTTTCCAGGGACCGGCGGCTGTGTTCATCCCGCCAGAAATCAACCAGTCGTATTTTTTCCCGAATCTCATCCACCGTGGCCACGGTCAAATCGACCACTTCCTTGAAAACCGGGTCATCACTTTTCAATTCCTGACCTTGCGTTTTTTCAATCGCCTCCTTCAATGTCCCGAAAAAGGGGGCGTGCAAACGCGGATCAAGTCCCGGCACGGTCTGCTTTCCTTCCCGTTCCAATTCATCCCGAATGAATTTTCGGAGTGCCTCTTCCAGGGCCTCCCAGTTATCTTTGAGCTGCTGGATGATTGCCTCCAGCCGTTCGCTCAATTTTTTGTAATGCGCAGGATCTTCATCGTAGCGAAGCCGGATCTGATGGCGCAGGGCGTGCTTCATCTCCGAAGCCCTGGCGCGGGCGTTCTTCTTGCGCTTGACCTCATCCAGAAAATGAATATCCGTGATGGGCACCGGTGCAATCCGCGGATCGATACCCTGGGCCGAAACATACTCATCGATCAGCCGCTTCATACGCCGATCAACGCCCTCCAGGTTCAGCTGGTTGTCACGGTAGAGATTGGCCGCCACCTTGGCGATAAAGCCCAAAATCTTGGCGTCCCGCACAAAAGGCAAGGCCTCCGGCCGGGGCATGACAATGGCAAGGCTTGCCAGAAACGCCCGCACCCGGTTCAAGAATTCCGCCCGGATTTTTTCGTTTTCCAGCAGGTCCACACAGGGATCGATGGGCATCAGTTCCAGGATACCACGGGTGCGAAAGACATCGAGGGCCTTCTGGTGCCGGTCCCTCAGGCGGGGGATTTCATCCCGCACCCCATCGATGCCCGTTGGCGGGCGGGGGCCTCCCTCGCCGCCTTCTTCCGATTCCGTCAAGGCCGCCCGCAGCTCCCTGGCAATCCCGATATAATCGATCACGTACCCGCATTCCTTGCCAAGACGTTTCCGGTTGACCCGGGCGATGGCCTGGAGAAGGTCATGCTCGATCATACGGCGATCAAGGTAGATGGCCTGCTCCACCGGGGCGTCGAATCCGGTCAAGAGCATCCGCATCACACAGAGGATCCCCAGATTGCTGCGTTTGTCTTTGTCCTTATGCTCGAAGGGTTTCTTGAAGTCGGCGATATGGGTTTCAATGGTGTTGGGGTCGGTCCACCGGTCCCAATCCGCGCTTTGGTTGTGCCTCTTTGAAATGACGGCGGCAAATTCCAGCGCTTTGACACGTTCCAGTTCCTTATATGCCGCCACCAGGGAGCGCTCGTCCTCGGAGCGTTGAAGCAGTTCCTCTTCGGAAAGGGCCCGCAGGACCGGGTCGATGGCTTCCGCCGCTTGGACCAGCTCGTCACGGGCAGCGCACAGGGCTTTTTGGTAAAGGACCACCGCCTCCTGGCTGACGGCGACCACCTGGGCCTTGCAGTTCCCGGGCAGAATGTTCCGCACATAATGATGGAGCATGTCCCTGGCCTTGACCGCAATGAGTTTCGAGGCCTCCATCACCTTCCGTTCGGTGGTGAATTTCTGCATGATGATCTGCTGCTCGGGTTCGGTGAATTCGGAAAACCGGACGGGCACCTGGGCA harbors:
- a CDS encoding M48 family metallopeptidase — translated: MERIAIKDIAVEVRRSGRRKTVELSVERDGRVLLYAPDRADQEKLEAMVRERLLWIYRQLGRKEEELYQMPAKEYVSGEGFYYRGRKYRLKLLDEPQPFRNGEPLRFQGNRFLMPRAVASRGREVFIHWYGKRAAEWIPKRVHMLQDRVGIQPESIEIRDLGFRWGSCTEKGKILFHWRLILLPPERIDYLILHELVHLHEHNHSPAFYERLRRAAPEYETHEEWLRRNGDQYGL